The following proteins are encoded in a genomic region of Brachypodium distachyon strain Bd21 chromosome 1, Brachypodium_distachyon_v3.0, whole genome shotgun sequence:
- the LOC100826802 gene encoding ribulose-phosphate 3-epimerase, chloroplastic isoform X2, with translation MASPSSSLCSSLGYPRAASFGHRRRVVFSSTRKVFQVKASSRVDKFSKSDIIVSPSILSANFAKLGEQVKAVEVAGCDWIHVDVMDGRFVPNITIGPLIVDALRPVTDLPLDVHLMIVEPEQRIPDFVKAGADIVSVHCEQTATIHLHRTIDQIKSLGAKAGVVLNPGTPLSAIEYVLESVDLVLIMSVNPGFGGQSFIESQVKKIADLRKLCEEKGVNPWIEVDGGVSPKNAYKVIEAGANALVAGSAVFGAKDYAEAISGIKTSQRPVAVPA, from the exons AtggcgtcgccgtcgtcgtcgctctGCTCCAGCCTCGGTtacccgcgcgccgcctccttcggccaccgccgccgcgtcgtcttctcctccaccaG GAAGGTATTCCAAGTGAAGGCATCATCTCGggtcgacaagttctcaaAGAGTGACATCATTGTGTCCCCTTCCATTCTTTCTGCAAACTTTGCCAAGCTTGGTGAACAG GTAAAAGCTGTGGAGGTTGCAGGATGTGACTGGATTCATGTTGATGTCATGGATGGACGGTTTGTGCCAAATATCACGATTGGACCATTGATTGTTGATGCTCTGCGTCCAGTGACTGATCTTCCATTGGATGTACATCTG ATGATTGTGGAACCTGAGCAGCGAATTCCAGATTTTGTCAAAGCAGGTGCTGATATTGTTAGtgttcattgtgagcaaacgGCAACCATCCATCTGCACCGGACAATTGATCAG ATTAAAAGTCTAGGAGCAAAGGCTGGAGTTGTTTTGAACCCTGGGACCCCACTCAGTGCGATAGAGTATGTACTTGAAT CTGTTGATCTGGTATTGATTATGTCAGTCAATCCTGGATTTGGTGGGCAAAGCTTTATTGAGAGTCAAGTAAAGAAAATTGCAGATTTGAGAAAATTATGTGAAGAGAAG GGAGTGAACCCCTGGATTGAGGTTGATGGTGGAGTTAGTCCCAAAAATGCCTACAAG GTCATTGAAGCTGGAGCTAATGCCCTTGTTGCTGGTTCTGCGGTTTTTGGGGCTAAAGACTATGCTGAAG CTATTAGCGGAATTAAGACCAGCCAAAGACCTGTAGCTGTACCAGCATGA
- the LOC100826802 gene encoding uncharacterized protein LOC100826802 isoform X1: MSLPPSPQRCRRSPTALIDDAMSEIFLRIPPDDPKSLVRAAAVCTGWQAILSKVVFTREYRAFHGAPPMLGFLHNEIREMSFGRGRNKQEEAFLVSCFVSTASFRLHAGHERRHWEALDSRHGLALFHTPQREEDFVICDLVTYDRWRIDANLQFPSAIWEDHDDDDDEHITWSAAVLCAKEQCRHIYCHGGPFLVAVVGADEQKGITFASVYSSVTHKWSDMISIDKPHAIDMMGHSAVVGNKVYFPCQETDSVVEYDMAEQELSVIDTPFEEEQIDLVGVEDGMLLFAAVQNTRLHLLSMEAGPDEPEEWARRRVVNLKPLLPTPALLSVVSVVGFAQGLGLIFLNTEAGLFTVELYSGRTKKVDKDTSFRKVIPT; the protein is encoded by the coding sequence atgagcctgccgccgtcgccgcagcGCTGCCGCCGTTCGCCGACGGCGCTGATCGACGACGCCATGAGCGAGATCTTCCTGCGCATCCCGCCGGACGACCCCAAGAgcctcgtccgcgccgccgccgtctgcacGGGCTGGCAGGCCATCCTCTCCAAGGTCGTCTTCACCCGCGAGTACCGCGCATTCCACGGGGCGCCACCGATGCTGGGCTTCCTCCACAACGAGATCCGCGAGATGTCGTTCGGGAGAGGGAGAAACAAGCAAGAGGAAGCGTTCCTGGTCTCCTGCTTCGtctccaccgcctccttccGCCTGCATGCGGGCCACGAGCGCCGCCACTGGGAAGCTCTCGACTCCCGCCACGGCCTCGCCCTCTTCCACACTCCTCAGAGGGAGGAGGACTTCGTCATCTGCGACCTCGTCACCTACGACCGCTGGAGAATTGACGCCAACCTCCAGTTCCCCAGCGCCATCTGGGAAGATcatgatgacgacgacgacgagcacATAACCTGGAGTGCCGCAGTGCTCTGCGCCAAGGAACAATGCAGGCACATCTACTGCCATGGCGGCCCTTTCCTCGTTGCCGTCGTGGGCGCCGACGAGCAAAAGGGGATAACCTTTGCCTCCGTATACTCATCGGTGACTCACAAGTGGAGTGACATGATCTCTATTGACAAACCGCATGCCATTGATATGATGGGGCACAGTGCCGTTGTGGGAAACAAGGTCTATTTCCCCTGTCAGGAGACCGACAGTGTCGTGGAGTACGACATGGCTGAGCAAGAGCTGTCTGTGATTGATACACCATTTGAGGAGGAGCAGATTGACCTTGTGGGGGTTGAGGATGGCATGCTGCTGTTTGCGGCTGTGCAGAACACGAGGCTGCACCTATTGTCAATGGAGGctggccccgacgaacctgAGGAATGGGCGCGAAGAAGGGTCGTTAACCTCAAACCTTTGCTCCCTACTCCTGCCCTACTATCGGTTGTATCGGTGGTTGGTTTCGCACAAGGTCTTGGTCTCATCTTTCTGAATACAGAGGCTGGGTTATTCACTGTTGAGCTTTATTCAGGCCGAACAAAGAAGGTAGACAAAGATACATCTTTCAGAAAAGTCATCCCTACATGA